A window of the Thunnus albacares chromosome 15, fThuAlb1.1, whole genome shotgun sequence genome harbors these coding sequences:
- the insm1b gene encoding insulinoma-associated protein 1b: MPKGFLVKRNKKSAHVSYRTRSDEDDLQEPPTPAALPSQADPSPPMSVASSPDRAAASPDFTAADAPVPRLEKPAQFGNPEAVCQALYSPTRPISKEHDRGYFERSFNLGSPISAESFPTPASLSGLDHLLYAPVDLKIGTSNSSRSGTTSSSLPAPSNRVGTKRPAADGPERKSKPAPKKPKAIRKLNFEDEVTTSPVLGLKIKEGPVEMKPRAQSSGGNKPLGEFVCQLCKEAYADPFSLAQHKCSRIVRVEYRCPECDKMFSCPANLASHRRWHKPRTTGAPAMPPAQGIKPEMAKMPPLGVKSVSDEAKDMSDRDTPSPGLSESGSEDGSYDCQFCGKRFKRQAYLRKHIMGHQALQKKVLEEHGFQTSDRAAEQAPVPSSSSSSSSSSASSSSSSSSSSSSSSSSSEEVSNQSPLNLSPVDCLLCPVCGESFTSRAGQERHLRLMHSSQIYPCKYCPATLYSSPGLTRHINKCHPSENRQVILLQMPVRPAC; the protein is encoded by the coding sequence ATGCCCAAAGGATTCCTggtaaaaagaaacaagaaatcTGCACATGTTTCCTACAGGACTCGGTCAGACGAAGATGACCTCCAGGAGCCACCCACCCCAGCCGCCTTGCCGAGCCAGGCGGACCCCTCCCCGCCGATGTCCGTGGCGTCCAGTCCGGACCGCGCCGCAGCATCGCCGGATTTCACAGCAGCTGACGCGCCGGTGCCAAGACTGGAGAAGCCGGCACAGTTCGGCAACCCCGAGGCGGTGTGCCAAGCCCTCTACAGCCCCACCCGGCCCATCAGCAAGGAGCACGACAGGGGATATTTTGAGCGAAGTTTCAATCTGGGCTCGCCTATTTCTGCCGAGTCATTCCCGACACCTGCCTCCCTCTCCGGCCTGGACCATCTCCTGTACGCCCCGGTCGACCTAAAAATCGGCACCAGCAACAGCAGCCGCAGCggcaccaccagcagcagcctccCGGCACCAAGCAACCGGGTCGGCACCAAAAGACCCGCAGCTGACGGTCCAGAGCGTAAATCTAAACCCGCCCCCAAGAAACCCAAAGCCATTAGAAAACTCAACTTTGAAGACGAGGTGACGACTTCTCCTGTGCTCGGTCTCAAAATCAAAGAGGGGCCGGTGGAGATGAAGCCGAGGGCGCAGTCCTCCGGAGGAAACAAGCCTTTGGGGGAGTTTGTGTGTCAGCTGTGTAAGGAGGCGTACGCGGATCCTTTCTCCCTGGCTCAGCACAAGTGCTCCCGCATCGTCAGGGTCGAGTACCGGTGTCCCGAGTGTGATAAGATGTTCAGCTGCCCTGCCAACCTTGCCTCTCACCGCCGCTGGCACAAACCCAGGACCACCGGCGCACCTGCGATGCCACCCGCACAGGGCATCAAACCTGAAATGGCCAAAATGCCACCGCTAGGTGTCAAGTCAGTCTCCGACGAAGCCAAAGACATGAGCGACAGAGACACCCCGAGTCCAGGTCTGTCCGAGTCGGGCTCTGAAGATGGCTCATATGACTGCCAATTCTGCGGGAAGAGGTTTAAGCGACAGGCATACCTAAGAAAACACATCATGGGACACCAGGCCTTGCAAAAGAAAGTGCTGGAGGAGCACGGGTTTCAAACCAGCGACCGCGCGGCAGAGCAGGCTCCTGtaccatcctcctcctcctcctcctcctcctcctcagcatcatcatcatcatcatcatcatcctcctcctcctcctcctcctcatcctcagagGAAGTCTCAAACCAAAGCCCCCTCAATCTGAGCCCGGTGGACTGCCTGCTGTGCCCGGTGTGCGGGGAGAGTTTCACCAGCAGGGCCGGCCAGGAGAGACACCTGCGCCTCATGCACTCCTCCCAGATTTACCCGTGCAAATACTGCCCCGCCACTCTCTACAGCTCGCCGGGGCTCACCAGGCACATAAACAAGTGCCACCCCTCGGAGAACAGGCAGGTGATCCTGCTCCAAATGCCGGTGCGCCCCGCCTGCTAA